The nucleotide sequence CTTCTCTCCGGTGAGGAGCCTTGGATTCTGCTCCACGCGGAGGTGCAGGGCCGAGGCGGAAACGAGGATTTCCCTCTGCGGATGCACCGTTACCGGGGGCTGCTGGAAGGTCGTTATCGGCATCCCGTAATTGCTCTGGCCCTTCTCATTGAGCCGTTGTCAAAGGCGCAGTCCAGCGGCGTCTATCGCTGGGAGGGCTACGGGACCCGAGTGAGCTACGAGTTTCCGGTATTCAGGATTTACGAGGGTGACGAAGAAGCGTTGAAGGCGAGTGAAAACCCCTTCGACTGGGCGCATCTGGCGGGGTTTCGGGCGTGGAAGAGCCGGGGCTGCGAGGCGCGCAAGTTAGACTACCTGAAGGAAATGCTGGAGCTTTTAGATGGGCGGGGCTGGAGCCACGATGAGAAGGCACAGTTGTTGACCTTCATGGAGGGGGTCATTCACCTGACGGAGGACGGGAGCTCACGGGAGTACGAAGAGTGGGAAAACGCCCTGGAACAGGCGAAGGAGGCGGGACGCATGTACGTCAGTATCATGGAGCGAAAGGGTATTGAGAAAGGCAGGACTGAGGGCATCCAGCTCGGCAGAACGGAGGGCATGAAGCTCGGCAGAACGGAGGGCATGAAGCTCGGCAGAACGGAGGGCATGAAGCTCGGCGAGATAAGAGGCCGGACGGAGACGGCTCGGAAGCTGCTTCAGATGGGCTTGGATCCCGCCAGAGTCGCTGAGGCTGCCAGCCTCACCCTGGAGGAGGTCTATGCGCTGCAAGCTGGCCCAGTGCAGTGAGGCGATATCGTTTTTCTATGGCTGTGCGCGCTTTGTGGCGGCCCTGGCCCTCTCAGTCCCCGAGCGGTGGACCCTGATCTGCGAGGAGGAGTGCCGGGGCCGCATCGCGGAGCGTCCGTCGGGGGGCGGAGGGTTCGGGTACGACCCGCTGTTTTGGCCGGACGGTTTTGGCGGCTCCTTTGCCGATATCCCGCCGGAGACGAAGAATGCCGTCTTGCACCGTGCCGCTGCGCTGCGGAGCTTGCTGCAGATGTTGGATGGCAGATGACCTTGAGGAGTGATTTAGCTGTGGCCCGACATGGAAAGGGGGAAAAAGTTTTGAGCTT is from uncultured Fretibacterium sp. and encodes:
- a CDS encoding non-canonical purine NTP pyrophosphatase produces the protein MRCKLAQCSEAISFFYGCARFVAALALSVPERWTLICEEECRGRIAERPSGGGGFGYDPLFWPDGFGGSFADIPPETKNAVLHRAAALRSLLQMLDGR